One part of the Desertibacillus haloalkaliphilus genome encodes these proteins:
- a CDS encoding antitoxin, producing MISLPQHLLNEVDGIIEQENVNRNEFIYQATKMYLRERKKRQIRETMQQGYMEMAKINLNIASEAFLAEEEAEHTLDRLVSGV from the coding sequence ATGATAAGTTTACCACAACATTTGTTGAATGAGGTGGATGGGATCATTGAGCAAGAAAATGTAAATCGAAACGAATTCATTTATCAAGCTACTAAGATGTATCTTCGAGAACGGAAAAAACGTCAAATTCGTGAGACGATGCAACAGGGTTATATGGAGATGGCGAAGATTAATTTAAACATTGCTTCAGAAGCTTTTCTTGCTGAGGAGGAAGCAGAGCATACCCTAGATCGCTTAGTTAGTGGGGTGTAG
- a CDS encoding type II toxin-antitoxin system PemK/MazF family toxin — protein MIVKRGDVYFADLSPVVGSEQGGVRPVLIIQNDIGNRFSPTVIVAAITAQIQKAKLPTHVEINAKRYGFDRDSVILLEQIRTIDKQRLTDKITHLDDDMMSRVNDALQISLGLIDF, from the coding sequence TTGATTGTAAAACGTGGCGATGTTTACTTTGCGGACTTATCACCTGTTGTTGGTTCAGAGCAAGGTGGAGTAAGACCAGTTCTTATCATCCAAAACGATATAGGGAATCGGTTTAGTCCGACCGTCATCGTCGCAGCCATTACAGCGCAGATCCAGAAGGCGAAGCTGCCGACTCATGTTGAGATTAATGCGAAACGGTATGGATTTGACCGCGACTCAGTCATTTTATTGGAGCAAATCCGTACAATTGATAAACAACGTTTAACGGATAAGATTACTCATTTGGATGATGATATGATGAGTCGGGTGAATGACGCTCTGCAAATTAGCTTAGGACTAATTGATTTTTAA
- a CDS encoding LolA family protein has protein sequence MRKTFKMLIVGVVIMLVLAACGEKTQEDIIEDLEKKLDGMTGYKANATMVLQTGNEPQQYDVEIWHQKENYYRVALKNEEKDQSQIILRNDDGVFVLTPALNKSFRFQSDWPNNNSQVYLYESLIEDVLVDAERTFNASEEHYVFQTNTNYQNKNLNSQEITLNKNDLSPASVKIMDADFEVLVQVDFTSFEMNSSFDEGDFGMDRNMTGAQMEVPTMAEPDSEEPMTVYFPMYEPQGSSLTESEQVETEDGSRYILSYTGDKSYTLIQEKARVVPATTPMDVIEGDPVDLGFTVGVMSNDSIRWTYDGVDFFLASEDLDEEEMMAVARSVYGTQVK, from the coding sequence ATGAGAAAAACGTTTAAGATGTTGATCGTGGGTGTAGTTATCATGCTAGTTCTAGCTGCGTGTGGTGAGAAAACGCAAGAGGATATCATTGAAGATCTTGAGAAAAAGTTAGATGGAATGACTGGATACAAAGCCAATGCAACGATGGTGCTGCAGACAGGTAATGAGCCACAGCAATATGATGTTGAGATTTGGCACCAAAAAGAGAACTATTATAGAGTAGCTCTAAAAAATGAAGAGAAGGATCAAAGTCAGATTATTTTACGAAACGATGATGGGGTATTTGTGCTTACACCAGCCCTAAATAAAAGCTTCCGATTCCAAAGTGACTGGCCGAACAATAACAGCCAAGTTTACTTGTACGAATCTTTAATTGAAGATGTTTTAGTGGATGCAGAGCGTACGTTTAATGCAAGTGAAGAACACTATGTTTTCCAAACGAACACGAACTATCAAAATAAAAATTTAAACAGTCAAGAAATTACACTAAATAAAAATGATCTCTCACCAGCTTCTGTTAAAATTATGGATGCTGACTTTGAAGTATTAGTTCAAGTTGATTTCACTAGCTTTGAAATGAACAGCAGTTTCGATGAAGGTGATTTTGGAATGGACCGCAACATGACAGGTGCGCAAATGGAAGTGCCGACAATGGCGGAACCTGATTCAGAGGAGCCGATGACGGTTTACTTTCCTATGTATGAGCCTCAAGGTTCTAGCTTAACAGAATCAGAACAAGTAGAAACTGAAGATGGCTCAAGATACATTTTGTCCTACACAGGTGACAAATCGTATACACTCATTCAAGAAAAAGCACGTGTTGTTCCTGCGACTACACCAATGGATGTCATTGAGGGGGACCCTGTTGACCTAGGATTTACCGTTGGTGTGATGTCAAACGATTCTATTCGTTGGACGTATGATGGTGTAGATTTCTTCCTAGCTTCTGAAGATCTAGATGAGGAAGAAATGATGGCGGTGGCTCGTTCGGTTTACGGAACACAGGTTAAATAA
- the alr gene encoding alanine racemase: MEVQQQFFRDTWVEVNLDHIEENIKQIKGIFKQEMNIMAVVKANAYGHGAVEVAKRAIRAGARYLAVSFLDEALQLRQAGIVSPILVFGRVRPHDVNLAAAHQIAVTVYQEEWLLEAKQHYTADQSLRLHVKFDTGMGRIGITNKENGKAVITLIQSCEMFELEGVFTHFATADDTDLDYFNKQYSRFLDVLAWLEDWGVSVKFIHCGNSATGLRFPDKVFNMVRLGIAMYGLSPSEEIKEEIPVNLKEAFSLHSRIIQVKEIHPGDAISYGATYVAAEKQWIATIPIGYADGWFRYHSSQGGYVLVDGKRAPIVGRVCMDQCMVRLPYEVEVGTVATLIGSQQDERITVDQVAKRLETINYEIPCMIGSRVPRIFIEEQKIIAIRNGIRL; encoded by the coding sequence GTGGAAGTTCAGCAACAGTTTTTTCGTGATACATGGGTTGAGGTAAACCTAGATCACATCGAAGAGAATATCAAACAAATAAAAGGTATATTCAAACAGGAAATGAATATTATGGCTGTGGTGAAAGCGAATGCTTACGGTCATGGGGCGGTAGAAGTAGCCAAGAGGGCGATTCGAGCGGGTGCAAGATATTTAGCTGTATCATTCCTTGATGAAGCACTTCAACTTCGACAAGCTGGTATTGTATCGCCAATTTTAGTATTTGGTCGTGTACGTCCGCACGATGTAAATCTCGCAGCGGCTCATCAAATAGCAGTAACGGTTTATCAAGAAGAATGGTTGCTAGAAGCTAAGCAGCATTACACAGCGGACCAGTCGTTACGCTTGCATGTAAAGTTTGACACAGGTATGGGTAGAATTGGAATAACAAATAAAGAAAATGGAAAAGCTGTTATAACGTTAATCCAATCATGCGAAATGTTCGAGCTCGAAGGAGTGTTTACTCATTTTGCTACTGCCGATGATACGGACCTTGATTACTTCAATAAGCAGTATAGCCGTTTCTTAGATGTGTTAGCATGGCTAGAAGATTGGGGTGTCTCTGTTAAGTTTATTCATTGTGGTAATAGTGCCACAGGCTTGCGGTTCCCTGACAAAGTCTTTAATATGGTGCGGTTAGGAATTGCCATGTACGGTCTGTCTCCTTCAGAGGAAATCAAAGAAGAGATACCAGTTAACTTGAAAGAGGCTTTTTCATTACACAGTCGTATTATTCAGGTGAAGGAAATTCACCCTGGGGATGCGATTAGCTACGGTGCCACTTATGTTGCTGCTGAAAAGCAATGGATCGCTACGATACCAATTGGCTATGCGGATGGGTGGTTTCGTTACCATTCAAGTCAAGGAGGCTATGTACTGGTTGATGGAAAGCGTGCCCCGATTGTTGGCAGAGTATGTATGGACCAGTGTATGGTACGTTTACCATATGAGGTCGAGGTAGGAACTGTTGCAACATTAATTGGTTCTCAACAAGATGAACGAATTACAGTGGACCAAGTCGCAAAGAGATTGGAAACAATTAACTATGAAATTCCATGTATGATTGGAAGTCGTGTGCCAAGGATATTTATTGAAGAACAAAAAATCATTGCCATCAGAAATGGAATCCGGCTCTAA
- a CDS encoding STAS domain-containing protein produces the protein MQPFIVEFIHSRKDELVERWLEELTAVRDKNLENMSDAVYQHTNREFIQTILHTLDADVEQTGERLSEFTSRLIKLGWPLGYFTQGLQTFRRMVFEALAAEEDDAKKVYRLSCDVEEWIDSIINQFVNDYNGSWESTINLQKMALRELSAPLIPVFENISVMPLIGTIDTERARLIMENLLEGVIEHRSQVVLIDITGVPVVDTMVANHIIQASEAVRLVGTECILVGIRPEIAQTIVNLGIELGKFPTKSSLQKGIETALEMTNKKMVDI, from the coding sequence ATGCAACCTTTTATTGTGGAGTTCATCCATTCGAGAAAGGACGAACTCGTTGAACGTTGGTTGGAAGAGTTAACAGCTGTACGAGATAAAAATCTTGAAAATATGTCAGATGCCGTCTATCAGCATACAAATCGAGAATTTATTCAAACGATTTTACATACCCTTGATGCGGACGTTGAACAGACAGGGGAACGGCTAAGTGAATTTACGAGTCGATTGATCAAGCTTGGATGGCCACTTGGGTATTTTACACAAGGACTGCAAACGTTTCGGCGCATGGTTTTTGAAGCGTTAGCTGCTGAGGAGGATGATGCCAAGAAGGTGTATCGATTATCTTGTGATGTTGAGGAGTGGATAGACTCCATCATTAACCAATTTGTTAATGACTATAATGGATCATGGGAAAGCACAATTAATCTACAAAAGATGGCTTTGCGGGAATTGTCAGCACCATTAATCCCTGTGTTTGAAAATATTAGTGTCATGCCTTTAATCGGTACAATTGATACGGAGAGGGCAAGACTAATTATGGAAAACTTATTAGAGGGTGTCATTGAACATCGTTCACAAGTTGTACTGATTGATATTACGGGGGTACCTGTTGTTGATACAATGGTCGCTAACCACATTATTCAGGCGTCTGAGGCTGTTCGTCTTGTTGGGACTGAGTGCATTCTAGTTGGGATTCGTCCAGAGATTGCACAAACTATTGTCAACCTTGGAATTGAATTAGGGAAATTCCCAACGAAGAGCTCGCTGCAAAAGGGAATCGAAACGGCATTAGAAATGACAAATAAAAAAATGGTAGATATATAG